The Prevotella sp. E9-3 genome has a window encoding:
- a CDS encoding nitroreductase family protein has product MKNFLELVQNRYSSRNYQARSVEKDKLDYIMECVRLAPSAVNKQPWRFHIVTSDEEKVKVQQCYKRDWINTAPMYIIASILHDEEWVRRDGKHHGDIDIAIAVEHLCLAATEQELATCWVCNFDAALLKEQFNLPENEEPAVIIPLGYAADELREKNRKSIEEITD; this is encoded by the coding sequence ATGAAAAACTTTTTAGAACTTGTACAGAACCGTTACAGCAGCCGCAACTATCAGGCACGCAGCGTGGAGAAAGATAAATTGGATTATATCATGGAATGTGTTCGCCTGGCTCCATCGGCTGTCAACAAGCAGCCCTGGCGTTTTCATATTGTGACCAGCGATGAGGAAAAGGTGAAGGTACAGCAGTGCTACAAGCGCGATTGGATCAACACTGCTCCAATGTATATCATCGCCTCTATTCTGCACGATGAGGAATGGGTGCGTCGCGACGGCAAGCATCACGGTGATATAGACATTGCCATTGCCGTTGAGCACCTTTGTCTGGCAGCAACCGAACAGGAACTGGCCACCTGCTGGGTGTGCAATTTCGATGCAGCCCTTTTGAAGGAGCAGTTTAATCTGCCCGAAAACGAGGAGCCTGCAGTGATTATTCCATTGGGATATGCTGCCGACGAACTGAGAGAAAAGAACCGCAAGTCCATAGAGGAGATAACGGACTAA
- the rd gene encoding rubredoxin has translation MKKYVCGTCGYEYDPTVGDPENGIPAGTAFEDLPDDWVCPLCGVGKEEFVEA, from the coding sequence ATGAAAAAGTATGTATGTGGCACTTGTGGCTATGAGTATGATCCTACAGTAGGTGATCCTGAAAACGGCATTCCCGCAGGAACGGCTTTCGAAGACCTTCCCGATGATTGGGTATGCCCTCTATGTGGTGTTGGTAAAGAAGAATTTGTCGAAGCCTAA
- the greA gene encoding transcription elongation factor GreA, whose product MEYMSQEGYDKLVAELQQLEKVELPQVRDAIAEARDKGDLSENFEYHAAKREQGRLLGRIRFMQRVLENARVIDTSKLSSDSVGLLCKVDMTNMNNQAHMAYTIASPHEANLREGKISIKSPIAQALLNKKVGDIVEVQVPAGMLKLRIDNITRLI is encoded by the coding sequence ATGGAATATATGTCACAAGAAGGCTACGATAAGCTGGTAGCCGAGTTGCAACAGTTGGAAAAAGTAGAACTTCCTCAGGTGCGTGATGCTATTGCTGAAGCACGTGATAAAGGCGATTTAAGTGAGAATTTTGAATATCATGCTGCCAAGCGCGAGCAAGGCCGTTTGTTGGGACGTATCCGTTTTATGCAGCGTGTGTTGGAGAATGCACGTGTGATTGATACTTCAAAACTGAGTTCTGACAGTGTTGGTCTGCTTTGTAAGGTTGATATGACCAATATGAACAATCAGGCTCACATGGCATATACCATTGCCAGTCCGCACGAGGCCAATCTCCGTGAAGGGAAAATCTCTATCAAGTCACCAATCGCTCAAGCATTATTAAACAAAAAAGTGGGTGATATTGTGGAAGTGCAAGTTCCAGCAGGAATGCTGAAACTGCGCATCGACAATATCACCCGACTTATATAA
- a CDS encoding translocation/assembly module TamB domain-containing protein: protein MKKVFIWIGLILLSPVLLFLILTFLLYLPPIQNWAVDKVAEMASDESGMTVTVDEVRLSFPLDLSINGVMVTQQNDTIADIHRMVADVKLLPLLGMEVVVNELQLNQAKINTLSLIPDVQVKGTVGLLAMHSKGIQLDEGTVELNGARLTDANLTILLNDTAAIDTTTSEPLPWLINADSITILRSSIDLHMPGDSMQVTVGIGRASAKQGVIDLYHSLYTVKSFEWSDGAVAYHLPFEPMVNEGMDFNHLSFTDVNLAIDSIYFCAPNLALKIRQAALNEQSGLQLTQLAGTILMDSVGLRLPSLLLATPYSNIHTRATVDFNVMDSIQPGQIQLNLNAQLGKEDLMLFMADMPEKFRNRWPEWPLTITADMHGNMEKAEINELELTLPTALHAKAWGQTEQLMDMDRLFAQLNVEAQSYDLSFTQPLADLPDDIRIPQGIGLNAILHANGPRYQANIVATQGKGRVKAEGWFNQRNMSYDASMMIAALDLHKFLPKQSLYQLSAKAKVKGKGTDFMKRTCWMEADASIDSLKYGNMKVDSIAATARLNNGHGVVAVEGHNQLLQGKLSIDALLDTKNISATIGADLQKLDFQALQVSENQLTIGMCGHIDVESNLAERHRLSGLIGDIYIQDSLNLYRPDDVGITIRTQADTTLFRLQSGDMIVKADASGGYELLMQQFELLSDSLMAQFKNRTINLENIKHVLPNARLFVTSGRNNPIANMLSASVNTYFKELNIDLRTQQNIGINGDAYVYSLNADSIRIDTIRLRLRESEHGLTYQGQVTNDRRNPQFVFNALLDGSFKENGAVTGIRFYDEKGLLGLRLGAKATIEEHGMRVHLLPERPTLGYREFKLNADNFLFLGNDLKLQAKVDLIADDGTGVKIYSEDQDSTTLQDLTVSLYRFDLEKLTSAIPYLPRISGTLNGDYHLIMDQDEHISVASDMNIAHLTYESSPVGNVSTEFVYMQREDDTHALEAIMMLEEREVLTLKGSYKNQDEGSFDATLKLLHTPMDIVNGFVPDQLIGLEGYADGEMAVKGTMSKPQVDGEIILDSAFLVSKPYGMQLRFDNDPVRVINSQLLLENFTMYAYNDNPLNIMGNIDFHDMNRITTDLRIRARNFQLINAKQTKESIAYGKAYMNFFARMSGRLDQLQMRGRLDLLGTTDLTYLLLDSPLSGDNRMDELVKFTDFSDETQAKVEKPVPDGLNVDITISIDPGVHVRCGLDVDQTNYVDLFGGGDLSMKYNSDGINMTGRYTMSSGSMKYSLPVIPLKTFTIQDGSYVEFTGDPMNPRLNLTATERTKASVGQEGEQSRSVAFDCGVVITKTLNDMGLEFIISAPEDMTVANELTAMTPEQRGKLAVTMLTTGMYLADGNTSGFSMNSALSSFLQSEINNITGSALKTLDLSVGLDNTTDATGETRTDYSFKFAKRFWNNRLKVQIGGKISSGNEIEGEKQSFFDNVAMEYRLTPTSNQYAKLFYNQNVYDWLDGYTSEYGGGYMWKRKLNTFMEIFQIWGKQQTPMMPRTTGQSTLLPRTTLNRPKDEKLQIKTDSIKTDSIR, encoded by the coding sequence ATGAAAAAAGTATTCATCTGGATAGGACTGATTCTGCTGAGTCCAGTACTATTGTTTCTCATACTGACCTTCCTTCTCTATCTACCACCCATTCAGAACTGGGCAGTAGATAAAGTTGCTGAGATGGCCTCCGACGAGAGCGGCATGACGGTAACAGTAGATGAGGTGAGGCTGAGTTTCCCACTCGACCTGAGCATCAACGGCGTGATGGTGACCCAACAGAACGACACTATTGCCGATATTCACAGAATGGTGGCCGACGTGAAACTACTGCCACTGCTGGGCATGGAGGTGGTGGTGAACGAACTGCAGCTGAACCAAGCCAAGATAAACACGCTGAGTCTGATTCCCGATGTTCAGGTGAAAGGAACAGTGGGACTGCTGGCCATGCATTCGAAAGGCATCCAGCTGGACGAGGGAACAGTGGAACTGAACGGTGCCCGACTCACTGATGCCAACCTGACCATTCTTCTGAATGACACTGCGGCCATAGACACTACCACATCGGAACCTCTGCCATGGCTCATCAATGCCGATAGCATCACCATTCTTCGTTCAAGCATCGACCTGCACATGCCAGGCGACTCGATGCAGGTGACGGTGGGCATTGGACGTGCCAGCGCCAAGCAGGGAGTGATAGACTTATACCATAGTCTATATACGGTGAAGAGTTTTGAATGGAGTGATGGTGCAGTGGCCTATCACCTGCCTTTCGAACCGATGGTGAACGAGGGGATGGACTTCAATCACCTCTCATTTACGGATGTCAATCTGGCCATTGACTCCATCTATTTCTGTGCGCCCAACCTGGCCCTGAAAATAAGACAGGCCGCACTGAACGAACAGAGCGGACTGCAACTGACACAACTGGCAGGAACCATACTCATGGACTCAGTAGGACTACGACTGCCGAGTCTGCTGCTCGCTACACCTTATTCTAATATACACACACGCGCAACTGTCGATTTCAACGTGATGGACTCTATCCAGCCCGGACAGATTCAACTGAACCTCAACGCTCAACTGGGCAAGGAAGACCTGATGCTCTTTATGGCAGACATGCCTGAGAAGTTCCGCAACAGATGGCCGGAATGGCCACTCACCATCACAGCCGACATGCACGGAAATATGGAAAAGGCAGAGATTAACGAACTGGAACTGACACTGCCCACTGCCCTGCATGCAAAGGCATGGGGACAGACGGAACAGCTGATGGACATGGACCGACTGTTTGCTCAGCTCAACGTAGAGGCTCAGAGTTATGACCTGTCGTTCACACAACCACTGGCCGACCTTCCCGATGATATCCGTATTCCGCAAGGCATAGGGCTGAACGCCATTCTGCATGCCAACGGTCCTCGCTATCAGGCAAACATTGTGGCCACACAAGGTAAAGGAAGGGTAAAAGCAGAGGGATGGTTCAACCAGCGCAACATGAGCTATGATGCCAGTATGATGATTGCCGCACTCGACCTGCACAAGTTCCTGCCCAAGCAGTCTCTCTACCAGCTCTCAGCAAAGGCGAAGGTGAAGGGAAAAGGTACCGACTTTATGAAACGTACCTGCTGGATGGAGGCCGATGCCAGTATAGACAGTCTGAAATACGGAAACATGAAGGTGGACAGCATTGCTGCCACTGCCAGACTGAATAATGGACACGGGGTGGTAGCCGTAGAGGGACACAACCAGCTGCTGCAAGGAAAACTGAGCATCGATGCACTCCTCGACACAAAGAATATCAGCGCAACAATCGGGGCCGACCTGCAAAAACTAGACTTCCAAGCACTGCAGGTATCGGAAAACCAACTGACTATTGGCATGTGTGGCCATATTGATGTGGAGAGTAATCTGGCTGAACGTCACCGACTGTCGGGACTGATAGGCGACATCTACATACAAGACTCGCTGAACCTGTATCGCCCTGATGATGTAGGCATTACTATTCGCACTCAGGCCGACACTACGCTATTCCGACTGCAGAGTGGCGACATGATTGTGAAGGCTGACGCCAGCGGAGGCTACGAGCTGTTGATGCAGCAGTTTGAACTACTGTCTGACAGTTTGATGGCCCAGTTCAAGAACAGGACCATCAATCTTGAGAACATCAAGCACGTACTGCCCAACGCCCGACTGTTTGTGACCAGCGGACGAAACAATCCCATCGCCAACATGCTCAGCGCATCGGTGAACACTTACTTCAAGGAACTGAACATCGACTTGCGCACACAACAGAATATTGGTATCAACGGCGATGCATACGTGTACTCGCTCAACGCCGACTCGATACGTATTGATACCATCCGACTCAGATTGCGTGAATCTGAACATGGTCTGACCTATCAGGGACAGGTGACCAACGACCGCCGAAACCCGCAGTTTGTGTTCAACGCCCTGCTCGACGGCTCGTTCAAAGAGAACGGCGCCGTGACGGGCATCCGATTCTACGACGAGAAAGGTTTGTTGGGCCTACGACTGGGAGCAAAAGCCACAATCGAGGAACACGGCATGCGCGTTCACCTGTTGCCCGAGCGCCCCACATTGGGCTATCGGGAGTTTAAACTGAATGCCGACAACTTCCTGTTCCTGGGCAACGACCTGAAACTTCAGGCTAAGGTTGACTTGATTGCTGACGATGGAACTGGTGTGAAGATCTATTCTGAAGATCAGGATTCTACTACGTTGCAGGACCTCACTGTCAGCCTCTACCGCTTCGATCTGGAGAAACTGACATCGGCCATTCCTTATCTGCCTCGTATCTCCGGTACGCTCAACGGCGACTATCACCTGATCATGGATCAGGACGAGCATATCTCTGTGGCCAGCGATATGAACATAGCACACCTGACCTATGAGAGTAGTCCGGTGGGCAATGTCAGCACTGAGTTTGTCTATATGCAACGTGAGGACGACACGCACGCCCTCGAGGCAATCATGATGCTGGAAGAACGTGAGGTACTTACCCTGAAAGGTAGCTATAAGAATCAGGACGAGGGTAGTTTCGATGCCACGCTGAAACTGCTGCACACTCCAATGGATATTGTCAACGGTTTCGTGCCCGACCAGTTAATTGGTTTGGAGGGCTATGCCGATGGCGAGATGGCTGTGAAAGGAACGATGAGCAAGCCACAGGTGGACGGTGAGATTATCCTCGACTCTGCCTTCCTGGTGAGTAAGCCTTACGGTATGCAGTTGCGATTCGACAACGACCCCGTGCGTGTCATCAACTCACAACTATTGCTCGAGAACTTCACCATGTATGCCTACAACGACAACCCGCTTAATATCATGGGCAACATTGACTTCCATGATATGAACCGCATCACAACCGACCTGCGCATACGTGCCCGCAATTTCCAGCTCATCAATGCTAAACAGACCAAAGAATCGATAGCCTACGGTAAGGCATACATGAACTTCTTTGCACGCATGAGCGGACGACTGGATCAGTTGCAGATGCGCGGAAGACTGGACTTGCTGGGTACTACCGACCTGACTTACCTGTTGCTGGACTCGCCTCTTTCAGGCGATAACCGCATGGACGAACTGGTGAAGTTCACCGACTTCTCGGACGAGACACAGGCAAAGGTTGAAAAGCCTGTTCCTGACGGACTGAACGTTGACATCACCATCAGTATCGACCCGGGTGTTCACGTGAGGTGCGGACTCGACGTTGACCAGACAAACTATGTGGACTTGTTTGGCGGAGGCGACCTCAGCATGAAATACAATTCCGATGGTATCAACATGACTGGCCGCTATACCATGTCAAGCGGTTCAATGAAGTACTCACTGCCCGTCATCCCACTGAAAACGTTTACGATTCAGGACGGAAGCTACGTAGAGTTTACCGGCGACCCGATGAACCCACGACTGAACCTTACGGCCACCGAACGCACAAAAGCATCTGTAGGACAGGAAGGCGAACAGAGCAGGAGCGTGGCGTTCGACTGTGGTGTGGTCATCACCAAAACACTCAACGATATGGGTCTGGAGTTCATCATCTCGGCACCTGAAGATATGACGGTAGCCAACGAACTGACTGCGATGACACCTGAACAGCGAGGCAAGCTGGCTGTTACGATGCTCACTACAGGCATGTATCTGGCCGACGGAAACACCAGCGGTTTCTCCATGAACTCGGCTCTCAGCTCGTTCCTACAAAGCGAGATCAACAATATTACCGGCAGCGCACTGAAGACACTCGACTTGAGCGTAGGCCTCGACAACACCACCGATGCTACAGGCGAGACACGTACAGACTATTCATTCAAGTTTGCCAAGCGTTTCTGGAACAATCGCCTGAAAGTGCAGATAGGTGGAAAGATATCGTCGGGCAACGAGATAGAAGGCGAGAAACAGTCGTTCTTTGACAATGTGGCAATGGAATACCGACTGACACCTACCTCGAACCAATATGCCAAACTGTTCTACAACCAGAACGTGTATGACTGGCTCGACGGATATACCAGTGAATACGGAGGCGGCTACATGTGGAAACGCAAACTGAACACCTTTATGGAAATATTCCAAATCTGGGGCAAACAGCAGACACCCATGATGCCACGCACCACAGGACAGTCAACGTTACTGCCTCGCACCACTCTTAACAGACCAAAAGATGAGAAGCTACAGATTAAGACAGATAGCATCAAGACAGACAGCATACGATAG
- a CDS encoding BamA/TamA family outer membrane protein, producing MRSYRLRQIASRQTAYDRMKKALQRSIVFISLTGLYACSTTKTVPDDDQLFTGLTKIEYKGYDEKQQKEHFINTQEEIEAALATAPNGALFGSPYYRTPFPYRLWIYNYSYGSHGKFKQWLNKSFGKAPVLMSQINPSLRASVGRSVLRNNGYLHGDVSFTEVPQKSKKKMKIGYTVNLDSLFLVDSMAYVGFPADMQQLIDSTLDDAYIKKGVPFTVANLDAERQRISRLMRNNGYYYYQPSFASFLADTFDIPNRAKLRLQMADSLPQQALQKWYIGSLRMTLQRTAREQLTDSAGRHFLKLYYSGKKPPIRPSVILRDLKLRPRQLYSYDKYIASMQNINSVGLFSSTDFKFVPREGTDSLDLFLTCTFDKPYDFYFETSYKNRTIGRMGPEAKIGFTRRNAFRGGEKIDINLHGSYEWQTSGNDSGNNSYSYGVDGSIEFPRIIAPFIGSEEFKRDKNGRLKRDKNGKIIRPRTFYSTPWTVAKASTDIIMRPGYYKMHIVSGEWSYRWQTSEQRLHQFSPLTVKYQYKNSYTDKFQSLLEKHPYLSVTMGDYFIPKMRYTYTYSNRSGSRYPYRWETTIEESGNFVSLYFMAKGEKWNTENKELFKTPYSQFLKLETDYTKTWTLDHQSQLVGHINAGIIWMFGNSLNYPFSEGFWVGGANSIRAFSARSIGPGDFRGIPGDRQSSYLIQNGNSKLVMNLEYRRRLFGSLYGAMFFDAGNIWSERSLTMDKTEDMSASDIAEADEWNDQFTGTKFQFKNLFNQLATGTGLGLRYDLEFLVIRVDWGFGLHVPYKTSKSGYFNIERFKDMHSLHLAIGYPF from the coding sequence ATGAGAAGCTACAGATTAAGACAGATAGCATCAAGACAGACAGCATACGATAGAATGAAAAAGGCTCTACAACGTTCTATAGTGTTCATCAGCCTGACAGGACTGTATGCGTGTTCCACCACAAAGACAGTGCCTGACGACGACCAGTTGTTTACTGGCCTTACCAAGATTGAATACAAAGGGTACGACGAGAAACAACAGAAAGAGCATTTCATCAATACACAGGAAGAGATAGAGGCTGCTCTGGCCACTGCCCCCAACGGTGCACTGTTTGGTTCCCCCTACTATCGCACACCCTTCCCTTATCGCCTGTGGATTTACAACTACAGCTACGGCTCTCACGGAAAGTTCAAACAATGGCTGAACAAATCGTTCGGTAAGGCACCTGTTCTGATGAGCCAGATAAACCCTTCACTCCGTGCCTCGGTGGGACGTTCAGTACTGCGCAACAATGGCTATCTGCATGGAGATGTCAGTTTCACTGAAGTGCCACAGAAAAGCAAGAAGAAAATGAAGATTGGCTATACCGTCAATCTCGACTCGCTGTTTCTGGTTGACAGCATGGCCTACGTAGGATTCCCTGCCGACATGCAACAGCTCATCGACTCAACGCTCGACGATGCATATATAAAAAAAGGTGTACCTTTCACGGTGGCAAACCTTGACGCAGAGCGCCAACGTATCTCACGACTGATGCGCAACAACGGCTATTACTACTATCAGCCCAGTTTTGCATCGTTTCTGGCCGACACGTTCGACATTCCCAATCGTGCAAAACTGCGCCTGCAGATGGCTGACTCGCTGCCACAACAAGCGCTACAGAAATGGTATATAGGAAGTCTGAGGATGACTTTGCAACGCACCGCACGCGAACAACTTACCGACAGTGCCGGCCGACACTTTCTGAAACTATATTATAGCGGAAAGAAACCGCCTATCCGTCCAAGCGTGATTCTTCGCGACCTGAAACTGCGCCCACGACAGTTGTATAGCTACGACAAATATATCGCCTCTATGCAGAACATCAACTCAGTGGGACTGTTCAGTTCGACCGACTTCAAGTTCGTGCCCCGTGAAGGTACTGACTCGCTCGATCTGTTCCTTACTTGTACTTTCGACAAACCCTACGATTTCTATTTTGAGACAAGCTATAAGAACCGTACCATCGGACGCATGGGACCTGAAGCCAAAATTGGTTTCACCCGCAGAAATGCATTCCGTGGGGGCGAAAAGATAGATATCAACCTGCATGGTTCGTATGAATGGCAGACCAGCGGCAACGATTCTGGCAACAATTCATACTCCTATGGTGTGGACGGTTCGATAGAGTTCCCACGCATCATCGCTCCTTTCATAGGCAGCGAGGAATTCAAACGCGACAAGAACGGCCGGCTGAAGCGTGATAAAAACGGAAAGATTATCCGTCCGCGTACGTTCTATTCTACCCCATGGACAGTGGCAAAAGCCTCTACCGACATCATTATGCGCCCTGGCTACTACAAGATGCATATCGTTTCGGGTGAATGGAGCTACCGCTGGCAAACATCGGAACAGCGCCTGCACCAGTTCTCACCACTCACTGTAAAATATCAGTACAAGAACAGCTACACAGACAAATTCCAGTCGCTGCTCGAAAAGCATCCCTATCTGTCGGTCACGATGGGCGACTATTTCATTCCTAAGATGCGATATACCTATACCTATTCCAACAGGTCGGGCAGTCGCTACCCCTATCGCTGGGAGACCACTATCGAGGAATCTGGAAATTTCGTGTCACTCTATTTCATGGCCAAAGGCGAAAAATGGAACACAGAGAACAAGGAACTGTTCAAAACACCGTACTCACAATTTCTTAAACTGGAGACCGACTACACCAAAACTTGGACTCTCGACCACCAGTCTCAACTGGTAGGACATATCAACGCCGGCATCATCTGGATGTTTGGCAACTCACTGAACTATCCATTCAGTGAAGGTTTCTGGGTGGGTGGTGCCAACAGCATCCGTGCCTTTTCAGCCCGTTCTATCGGACCTGGCGACTTCCGTGGAATTCCTGGCGACCGACAATCATCCTACCTGATACAGAACGGTAACTCAAAACTGGTAATGAACTTAGAGTATCGCCGCAGACTGTTTGGCAGCCTGTACGGAGCGATGTTCTTTGATGCAGGCAATATCTGGTCGGAGCGTAGTCTGACAATGGACAAAACGGAGGACATGTCGGCATCCGACATTGCTGAGGCAGATGAATGGAACGATCAGTTCACAGGTACGAAGTTTCAATTCAAGAACCTGTTCAACCAACTGGCTACAGGCACGGGACTCGGTCTGCGCTATGACCTCGAATTCCTTGTAATCCGTGTAGATTGGGGCTTTGGTCTCCATGTGCCTTACAAGACTTCAAAGTCGGGCTATTTCAACATAGAACGTTTCAAGGACATGCACTCACTGCACTTAGCAATCGGATATCCATTCTAA
- a CDS encoding nucleotidyltransferase, which produces MKPTLFLLAAGMGSRYGGLKQLDGLGPNGETIMDYSIYDAIQAGFGKIVWVIRKDFEEQFRTQILSKYEGQVPCELCFQALDALPEGFKVPEGRVKPWGTNHAVLMGKDVIKEPFCVINCDDFYGRDAFMQIGKYLSNLPEGAKNQYAMVGFRVSNTLSENGTVARGVCAYNEKRHLTDVVERTEIVRCAEDGSKAGEADQPIRFKDENGKWQALGENVPVSMNMWGFTPDYFEHSEAYFKEFLSDPKNMENLKAEFFIPLMVNKLITEGTATCEVLDTTSKWFGVTYAADRQATVERIQKLVDEGVYPNKLF; this is translated from the coding sequence ATGAAACCTACACTTTTTCTACTTGCTGCCGGTATGGGCAGCCGCTACGGTGGACTGAAACAGCTTGACGGACTGGGTCCTAATGGCGAAACAATCATGGACTATAGTATCTATGACGCAATCCAGGCAGGATTCGGCAAAATAGTATGGGTAATCCGTAAGGATTTCGAAGAGCAGTTCCGTACTCAGATTCTCTCAAAGTATGAGGGACAGGTACCCTGTGAACTCTGCTTCCAAGCCCTTGATGCTCTGCCCGAAGGTTTCAAGGTACCCGAAGGACGCGTAAAGCCTTGGGGAACTAACCATGCTGTGCTCATGGGTAAGGACGTGATTAAGGAGCCTTTCTGTGTTATCAACTGTGATGACTTCTACGGCCGTGACGCTTTCATGCAGATTGGTAAGTATCTGAGCAACCTGCCAGAGGGTGCAAAGAACCAGTATGCAATGGTAGGCTTCCGCGTAAGCAACACTCTTTCAGAAAATGGTACTGTAGCTCGTGGCGTTTGCGCCTACAACGAGAAGCGCCATCTGACCGACGTAGTAGAGCGCACAGAGATTGTACGTTGTGCTGAAGACGGTTCTAAGGCAGGCGAGGCTGACCAGCCCATCCGCTTCAAGGACGAGAACGGAAAATGGCAGGCTCTCGGCGAGAACGTACCTGTTTCAATGAACATGTGGGGCTTTACTCCTGACTATTTTGAGCACTCTGAGGCTTATTTCAAGGAGTTCCTCAGTGATCCGAAGAACATGGAGAACCTGAAGGCTGAGTTCTTCATTCCCCTGATGGTCAACAAGCTCATCACCGAAGGCACCGCAACCTGCGAAGTCCTCGACACCACCTCAAAGTGGTTCGGCGTAACCTATGCTGCCGACCGCCAGGCCACCGTAGAGCGCATCCAGAAGCTCGTCGACGAGGGTGTCTATCCCAACAAGCTGTTCTAA
- a CDS encoding RluA family pseudouridine synthase: MEVVYEDNHIIIVNKESGEIVQGDKTGDTPLSDIVKQYIKEKYQKPGEVFLGVVHRLDRPVAGLVVFARTSKALTRLNKMFAESDVHKTYWAITKNTPKEPEGRLTHWLVRNEQQNKSYAYDTEKPHSKKAVLDYKVIGHSDNYCLIEVKLLTGRHHQIRCQLAAMGCPIRGDLKYGAKRSNPDGSISLQSHHVEFIHPVSKQLISLEAPLPHDPLWKSFSKQ; encoded by the coding sequence ATGGAAGTAGTCTACGAAGACAACCATATCATCATTGTCAACAAAGAGAGCGGCGAAATTGTTCAGGGCGACAAAACTGGCGATACTCCGCTCTCTGACATCGTGAAGCAATACATCAAAGAGAAGTACCAGAAACCTGGCGAAGTGTTTCTGGGAGTGGTACACCGACTCGACCGGCCTGTTGCAGGACTGGTGGTCTTTGCCCGTACATCAAAGGCACTGACCAGACTGAACAAGATGTTTGCAGAAAGCGATGTGCACAAAACCTACTGGGCCATTACCAAAAACACGCCCAAGGAGCCGGAAGGACGGCTCACCCACTGGCTGGTGCGCAACGAACAGCAGAACAAGAGCTATGCCTACGATACAGAGAAGCCTCACTCAAAGAAAGCTGTTCTGGACTACAAAGTGATAGGCCATAGCGATAACTACTGCCTGATAGAAGTTAAACTGCTGACTGGCCGCCACCATCAGATTCGCTGTCAGCTGGCGGCTATGGGCTGTCCCATCCGCGGTGACCTGAAATACGGAGCCAAGCGTTCGAACCCCGATGGCAGTATATCGCTGCAATCGCACCATGTAGAATTTATACACCCCGTTTCCAAACAACTCATCAGTCTGGAAGCACCCCTACCCCACGACCCGTTATGGAAAAGTTTCAGTAAACAATGA